The sequence TTAGAATGTTTAAAATTAAAAATATTTTTATTAATATCCGGAAGTATATTAAACCATAAATAACACGAATAAGCAGCTTGAGCAACTAACATTCCGAAACCATCTGAAATATTTTTACTACCTAAGTGTTTACAAAATTTTAAAAAAGGAGTAAGAGATAATGTCTTGGAATAAGAAAGATCATAACATTTCGTTGATGGCAAAACTAAATTTTCTGGAAAAAGAGGAATTGATCCATAAAGACCACACGATGTAGAATTAATAATAATATCAAAATTTTTATGATATAAAAAATCAGAAAAAATAAATATTTTTCCAAAAACTTTAAATCGCTTTACTAATTCAATAGATTTACTAACAGTTCTATTAAGAATAAAAATGCAACATTTTTCTTTCAATAAGTGAAATATAATAGAACAAGCAGCTCCACCAGCTCCTAATAAAAGTACACAAGTATTTTTTTTAAGAAAAGCTAAACGCTTCAAATCATATATTAAACCTATCCCATCCGTATTATCCCCTAAAATACTATTATCTTCACGCTTTACTAACGTATTAATAGAATGAGAAACTTTGACTCTTTTAGTATATTTACTAGGAATACAAAACGATTTTTTTTTAAAAGGAACCGTTATATTACATCCCAACCCCCCTTGGTTAAAAAATTTCGTTACTTTTCTAAAAAAATTTAACTCATTACATAAAAAAATGTTATAATGATATTTAATTTTTATTTCTTTAGAAAAATTTTCATGTATAACAGGAGATAAAGAATGTTTTACTGGATTTCCAAATAAAGCAATAGAATAAGAGTTATTTATACCTTGAAATGGCAACATAATAAAACCTCCTTGAACAGTTTTAAAATTATTTAATATATATAAAAAATCAAATTAAATAAATACGATAAATTATCGTATAAAGTATTTAATAAAAAATCATTCTTTATCTTGATTAAAAATTAAAAAAAATTTAAAAAAATAACTATGTCTATACGTAAAATATTAAAATTTCCAGATCAGCGTTTACGTTGGCAATCACGACCAATTAAAAAAATAAATCAATATACTAAAAGAATTATATCTGATATGTTTGACACTATGTATGCTAATAATGGAATCGGATTAGCTGCACCTCAAATAAATATACATCAACAAATTATTGTAATCAGTTCTTTATCACCTAAACAACCTGAATTAATCTTAATTAATCCAAGAATATTAAAAAAAAAAAAAAAATATATACAATCAACCGAAGGTTGTTTATCTATTCCACTGATCACCTCTACAATCTATAGATCAAAATATATAAAAATAAAAGCACAAGATTCTTTTGGTAAATCTTTCATATTAGAAGCAAAATCATTATTATCTATTTGTATACAGCATGAAATGGATCATTTAATTGGAAAACTATTTATAGACTACAATACAATAAAATTATAACTTTCTATATAATCAAATATAAATCAAAATATGCTAAAAAAAATATCAAAAGTTGTATTTGCAGGTAGTAATGATTTTTCATTAGCGCATCTAAATTCACTATTTTATTCTTCATATACTATCTCTGCAATATTGACAAAACCGGATAATATTTTTATAAAAAAAAAAAATAATAATTTTTCTTCAGTAAAAAAATTTGCTATTAAAAAAAATATTCCTTTGTTACAACCTGATAATTTATTTGAAAAAAAATTTTATAAATTTCTTTTAAAAATAAAAGCAGACATATTAATCGTCTCTTCATATGGATATAAAATACCTTCTACTATACTAAAAATATTTCCCTTAGGGGGAATAAATCTACATGCCTCTTTATTACCCCGGTGGAAAGGTGCAGCTCCAATACAATGGGCGATTTTATCAGGAGATAAAAAAACTGGAATTAGCGTAATAAAAATGAATTCTACTATTGATGCTGGAAAAATAATATACACTCTATCTTGTCCAATTCAATCTACTGATACTACCATATCATTATTAAGTAAATTAATTCCCATTTCATTACAATGTATGTATCAATCTCTTAAAATGGTTATTTATTCCAATACACGCCAATACTTAAAACAAGATAAAAAACTATCCACCATAGCCCCAAAAATAAAAAAAAAGGACGGAATAATTAACTGGTCTCTTACTGTTATTGAAATTGATCGATTAATTAGAGCTATGATACCCTGGCCATGTTGTCAATTTTTAATTAAAAATACTTTTATTAAAATTAAAAAATCATCTATTTTATCTATTTATAAAAATAAATTTCAAGAAGGAAGAATTATTGAAATTTCAAAAACTGGATTACAAGTCAATACTGGATCAGGTATACTAAATATAGAGAAAATACAATTACCGGGAAAAAAAACAGTACATATTTCACAAATATTACATTCAAAAAAAAAATTATTTAAAAAAAATTCTGTATTACCCTAATATTTAAAGATATAAAAAATAACGGCATAAAAATGCCGTTTTTATTAAACCGATATCTAAAAATATGTTATTTATATATAAAACATACCTTAAATATTACGGCCAACAAACTCTACATACGCCATAGATGCATTGTCACCTTTTCTAAAGCCACACTTTAAAACTCGTAAATAACCACCTGGACGAGAATAAAAATGAGGACCTAATTCATGAAATAGTTTTTTTACTGCAAAAATATCACATATACGAGAAAAAATTAACCGACGATTAGAAATCGTGTCATATTTCGCTCTCGTAATAATTGGCTCAATAAAACGACGTAGTTCTTTGGCTTTTGGTACAGTAGTTTTAATACGTTCATACTTAATTAACGAACATGTCATATTTTTTAACATAGATTTTAAATGACTACTTGTTTTATTTAATAATCGACCTGTTTTTCTATGCCTCATAATATTTCATCCTATTAATGTAATTTATATTTTTAAAAATATACAAAATAATAATCTATTTTTATATAATCTTATCTTCTGTTAAAATATTAGGTGGCCAATTATCTAATCTCATTCCTAGTGATAGACCCCTCGCAGCTAATACATCTTTAATTTCAGTTAATGATTTTTTACCTAAGTTTGGAGTTTTTAATAATTCTACTTCCGTTTTTTGAACTAAATCACCAATATAATGAATACTTTCAGCTTTTAAACAATTAGCAGATCGAACTGTTAACTCTAAATCGTCCACAGGGCGCAATAAAATTGGTTCAAATTCTGGTTTTTCTTCTTTTATTTTAGGTTCGCGAAAACCTCTTAAATCTACAAAAGCTTCCAATTGATCAGCCAAAATAGTTGCTGCACTTCTAATAGCTCCTTCAGGATCAATGGTTCCGTTAGTTTCTAAATCAATAATTAACTTATCTAAATCAGTTCTTTTCTCTACTCTTGCCGCTTCTACAGTATAAATCATACGTTCTATTGGACTGTATGATACATCTAAAAATAATTTTCCGATAATATTACTATCATCTTGAGAATCCTTTCTTGATTGAGCTGTAATATAGCCTCTTCCTCGCATTACTTTTATTCTCATATCAATAGATACAGTAGAAGACGTTATATAACAAATAACATGTTGTAAATTTATAATTTCAGTAGAAGCATCATATTCAATATCTGAAGCTAAAACAGGTCCTATACCATTTTTTTTCAATCGTAAAACTACTTCATTTTTACCAAATAATTTAATTGATAAACCTTTTAAGTTTAATAATATATTTAATATATCTTCTCGAATTCCTTCCTTATGCATATATTCATGTAAAATACCGTCTATCTCTACTTCTGTCACAGCACATCCAGACATAGAAGATAGTAAAATTCTTCTTAATGCATTTCCTAAAGTATGTCCAAAGCCACGCTCTAACGGTTCCAAAGTAATCTTAGCACGAGTCGAACTCAGTTGTATGATATCAACTAATCTAGGCTTCAAAAAATCTTCTACAAACCGCTCCATTATCATCCTCACTAAAATATATAATTACTTCTACTTAGAATATAATTCTACTATTAAATGTTCATTAATATCTGAAGACAAATCACAACGATCAATAGAACGTAAAAAAACACCTTCCATAGCATTATAATTAACATCAAACCAATTAGATTGCTCTCGCTGCTGCATAATTTCTATTGCCGCCTTGATTCTCAATTGACCTTTCGATTTTTGACAAATAGATATTTTGTCTTTTAAAGATACTTGAAAAGAAGGAATATTAACTATTTTATCATTTACGCAAATAGATTTATGACTAATTAATTGACGTGCTTCCGATCTAGTGGTCCCAAACCCCATTCGATACACAACATTATCTAGCCGATGTTCTAACAAAAATAATAAATTTTGTCCAGTGTTTCCTTTTAACCTAGCAGCTTTTTTATAATAATTATGAAACTGTTTTTCTAAAACTCCATATAAACGACGTAATTTTTGTTTTTCTCTTAATTGTTTAGCATATTCAGATAAACGTAATTTTCTAAATCCATGCTGACCTGGTGCTTGATCAATATTACATTTTGTCTCAATGGATCTAACTCCTGATTTCAAAAATAAATCTGAACCTTCTCGTCTACTTAATCTTAATTTAGGACCTAAATATCTCGCCATCTTTTTATATTCCTTCAATAAAAAATCATTATACTCTACGTTTTTTTGGTGCCCGACATCCATTATGGGGAATAGGTGTTACATCTTTAATATTTGTAATACGAAAACCTGAAGCATTCAAAGCGCGAATAGTCGATTCACGACCAGGACCCGGACCGTTAACCATAATTTCTAAATTTTTTATTCCATATTCTTTAACACGATCTGCACATTTTTCTGCTGCTACCTGCGCGGCAAAAGGAGTAGATTTTCTTGAACCTCTAAAACCAGAACCACCTGAAGTAGCCCAACTCAATGTATTACCTTGACGATCAGTGATCGTCACAATAGTATTATTAAAAGATGCGTGTATATGCGCAATACCATCTAAAATTTGTCTCTTTATACGTTTCTTAATATGGCGATGAGCTATTTTTTTTGACATAAAAATAATCTTCCTAATTATCTACTTTTAATTAATTTTCTTGGACCTTTACAAGTACGAGCATTTGTTTTTGTTCTTTGTCCTCGAACTGGCAAGTGTCTACGATGGCGTAAACCCCTATAACAACCAATATCCATTAATCTTTTTATATTAACGGCCTTGTCTCTACGCAAATCACCTTCAACAATAAATTTAGAAATAATAACTCGTAAACTATCAAGTTGCCTGTCATTTAATTTACTAACAACCATATTATATGGAATATTAGATGCTATACAAATTTTTCTAGATAAAGATCGTCCAATACCGTAAATACCAGTTAATGCAATTAAAACATGCTTAGAATCAGAAATATTAATTCCAGCAATTCTAGCCATATAAATTACTCCTTTTATTTTAATTTTATACAAAAATTAAAAATAACATAAATCAGTAAATATAATAATTTTTATTATTATTTATCATACATAATTATTATCCTAATCTATCCTTGTCGTTGTTTATGCTTAGGATCATTACCGCAAATAACTCGAATAATATTTTTTCTACGTATAATCTTACAACTACGACATATTTTTTTAACTGACGCTCTAACTTTCATTAATTCTCCTGAAATATAGATAAACTATATCATTTTATTAATTTTTTAAATATAAATTAGATTTTTTTAATACCTGTCTATATTGAGTTGACATCATTAAAGTTTGAACATGGGTAATAAATTCCATTAAAACTACTACTACAATCAATAAAGACGTTCCTCCAAAATAAAATGGAGCTTCTAATAAAAAATGCATAAGGTCTGGTACTAAACATATTAAAACAGTATATATTGACCCTACTATCGTTAATTTAAAAACAATTGCTTGAATATATTCAGCTGTACGTATACCAGGTCGGATACCAGGAAGAAAAGCACCTGATTTTTTTAAGTTTATGGCAGTATCAGAAACATTAAACATTACATTAGTATAAAAAAAACAAAAAAATATAATTAGTAATGCATTAATTAATAAGTAAATACCATAATTACATTCAAAAAAATTAAAAATTTTTTCTAAATAAATCCAATCATTAAAAAAATGATGACAATATGTCATAATAATCGAAGGAAATAAAATTAAACTAGATGAAAAAATTACAGGTGTTACTCCAGCCATATTTAATTTTAAAGGTAAATAACTATTGTAAGAAGAATGCATTCGTCGACCGTGCTGACGGCGAGCATAACATACTACAATTCTACGCTGACTACTTTCTATAAAAACTACCATAAAAATTACAAAAAACATAACTAAAAAAATCAATAAAATATGTAAAAAATGAAAATTTCTACTCTTCATTAAAGATAATGTTTGAATAAAAGATGATGGAAGATGAGAAATGATTCCAGAAAAAATAATTAATGAAATACCATTACCTAAACCTTTCTCTGTAATAAACTCTCCTAACCACATTAAAAAAATAGTACCAGCAACCAAACTAATCACTGAAACAGCATAAAAACTAAAATTAGTACTAACAATAATATTTTCCATACCTGGAAGAAAAGGTAGGCCAACGATAACGCTTGTAGATTGAATAAAAGATAAAAATAACGTCATATACTTAGTATATTGATTTAATCTTTTTTTACCGGCCGCTCCATCATTTTTTAAATGACTTAAGTGTGAAAAAATTAAAGTTAACAATTGCATAATAATAGAAGCAGAAATATACGGCATAACGCCTAATGTAAAAATTGATGCTCGATTTAAAGATCCTCCAGAAAAAATATTAAACATAGATAATAAAGAAGCACTTTTACTTAAAAAAAATTGTTCTAAAACTTTAATATTAATACCAGGAATTGGAATAAAAGAGCCTATTCGAAATATTATTATAGATATTAAAACAAATAAAATTCTTTTTTGTAAATTATATAATGTAGACATAATATACTTTCTATTAAAATAAATTATTTAGTTATATAAAATTATCTTTTAAGGATTAACAATTCCTCCAGCTAATTCAATACACACACGAGCACCTTTAGTTACTAATAACCCAGAAATCACTAAAGGTCTATTAATAGACCCTATTTTTATAATCTTAACATATTTAATATTCTTTTTAACCAAATTTTTCTTCTTTAAAACTGACAAATTAATATTATTTACATCAAGTAAATTATTTAATTCAAATAACCGTATCTCGTCCACTAATATTTTTTTTTTAGAAACAAAACCAAACTTTGGAATTCTACGATATAACGGGGTTTGTCCTCCCTCAAAACCAATACGAATTTTTTTTCCAGTTCTAGATTTTTGTCCTTTATGTCCTCGACCTCCTGTTTTTCCTAATCCAGAACCAATACCACGACATACACGTTTTCTTTTTTTTCGTAAATATACTGAATTAGATAATGAATTTAAATACATAATTAATTCCTTTTCTCAATTGAAATCATATAAAAAACTTTTTTTATCATACCCTGAATAGCTGGAGTATCATCTCTTTCTACAATATCACCAATATAACGTAAACCTAATCCCTTCATTGTTGAAATATGACTTGGTAAACGACCAATTTGGCTTTTTATTTGTTTGATAATAATTTTTTTCATAAGTATATAAAGTACACTCCTATAATTTAGAATTTAATTATGGATTTACCACGTTTTTTAGAAATCATTTCAGGTGATCGAATTTTTTTTAAACCATTTAAAGTCGCCCGAACAACATTTATTGGGTTTGTTGATCCATATATTTTAGCTAAAATATTTTTAATACCTACAACTTCTAAAATTGACCTCATAGCTCCACCAGCAATAATACCTGTACCATCAGATGCAGGCTTCATAAATATATTTGATCCAGTATGCGAACCTTTAACAGAGTGCTGTATAGTTTGCTGAAATAAAGGAATTACAATCATACTCTTTCTTGCCTTTTCCATTGCTTTTTGAATAGCCGCAGGGACTTCACGAGCTTTTCCATAACCAAATCCTACTTTTCCATTACCATTACCAACTACAGTCAAGGCAGTAAAGGAAAAAATTCTTCCTCCTTTTACAGTTTTTGATACTCGATTTACAGAAATTAATTTTTCTAGTAAATCTGTAGATAATTTTTTTTCAAAATTCATACTTTATCCTTATTTTTAAAATATTAATCCTGACTTACGAGCTGATTCAGCTAATTCTTTTAATCTACCATGATACTTAAATCCAGATCGATCAAAAGAAACTTTTTTAATTCCATATTTTAAAGCTCTTTCTGCAATCCAGGTACCCACAAATTTTGCCGATTCTTTATTTCCTGTATATAAATTTTTAATATCTAACCTTTTAAATTCTAAAGTAGAAGCGCACACTAAAACCATGGCTGTTTTATAAGAAATAATTTGAGCATATATATGTTTTGATGAACGGTGCACAACTAAACGAAAATTGCAAGTACTATGTATTTTTTTACGTATTTTGGTATAACGCCTAATACGAATAGATCTTTTATTTATTTTTCCTTTCATGCTACTTCTTCTTCGCCTCTTTAATACGAACTGATTCATTTAAATAACGAATACCCTTTCCTTTATATGGCTCAGGGATACGATAAGAACGTAAATTAGCAGCAACTTGACCTACTAATTGTTTATCAATACCCTTTAAAGTAATTTCAACCTGTGACTCTATAGTAACTTGTACCGTTTTTGGAAGTTGATAAGAGATAGGATGAGAAAAACCTAAATATAATTTTAGGAAATTATTCTTTTCTAATGAAGCACGATAACCAATACCTACTAAATTCAATTGTTTTTGAAAACCTGATGTTACCCCAATAATCATTGTATATACTAAAGAGCGACAAGTACCTGCTTGCATCCACCCATATGTTTGCGAACAGTGATCATGTGAAAAAAATAAAGAATGTTTTCTTTGTTTAATTTTAACACATTTATGAACTATACGTTTTAACTTACCTAACGGGCCTTCGATAACAACCTTTAAATCATTATAAAAAAATTTTACATTTTTTGGGATAATTATAGTTGACTTAGCAACACGAGACATTTTTCATTCCTTATCTATTTTAATAGATTATAACTATTAATTGACATAACATATAACTTCCCCGCCTAAACCTTTTTCTCTAGCAATACGATCTGTCATAACACCTCTAGAAGTAGATATAACTGCAATACCTAAATAATTCATAACAACCGGTATAGTATTTTTTTTACAATATTTTCGTAAACTAGGACGACTTGCTCT comes from Buchnera aphidicola (Cinara strobi) and encodes:
- the aroE gene encoding shikimate dehydrogenase, giving the protein MLPFQGINNSYSIALFGNPVKHSLSPVIHENFSKEIKIKYHYNIFLCNELNFFRKVTKFFNQGGLGCNITVPFKKKSFCIPSKYTKRVKVSHSINTLVKREDNSILGDNTDGIGLIYDLKRLAFLKKNTCVLLLGAGGAACSIIFHLLKEKCCIFILNRTVSKSIELVKRFKVFGKIFIFSDFLYHKNFDIIINSTSCGLYGSIPLFPENLVLPSTKCYDLSYSKTLSLTPFLKFCKHLGSKNISDGFGMLVAQAAYSCYLWFNILPDINKNIFNFKHSK
- the def gene encoding peptide deformylase yields the protein MSIRKILKFPDQRLRWQSRPIKKINQYTKRIISDMFDTMYANNGIGLAAPQINIHQQIIVISSLSPKQPELILINPRILKKKKKYIQSTEGCLSIPLITSTIYRSKYIKIKAQDSFGKSFILEAKSLLSICIQHEMDHLIGKLFIDYNTIKL
- the fmt gene encoding methionyl-tRNA formyltransferase; the protein is MLKKISKVVFAGSNDFSLAHLNSLFYSSYTISAILTKPDNIFIKKKNNNFSSVKKFAIKKNIPLLQPDNLFEKKFYKFLLKIKADILIVSSYGYKIPSTILKIFPLGGINLHASLLPRWKGAAPIQWAILSGDKKTGISVIKMNSTIDAGKIIYTLSCPIQSTDTTISLLSKLIPISLQCMYQSLKMVIYSNTRQYLKQDKKLSTIAPKIKKKDGIINWSLTVIEIDRLIRAMIPWPCCQFLIKNTFIKIKKSSILSIYKNKFQEGRIIEISKTGLQVNTGSGILNIEKIQLPGKKTVHISQILHSKKKLFKKNSVLP
- the rplQ gene encoding 50S ribosomal protein L17, yielding MRHRKTGRLLNKTSSHLKSMLKNMTCSLIKYERIKTTVPKAKELRRFIEPIITRAKYDTISNRRLIFSRICDIFAVKKLFHELGPHFYSRPGGYLRVLKCGFRKGDNASMAYVEFVGRNI
- a CDS encoding DNA-directed RNA polymerase subunit alpha, encoding MERFVEDFLKPRLVDIIQLSSTRAKITLEPLERGFGHTLGNALRRILLSSMSGCAVTEVEIDGILHEYMHKEGIREDILNILLNLKGLSIKLFGKNEVVLRLKKNGIGPVLASDIEYDASTEIINLQHVICYITSSTVSIDMRIKVMRGRGYITAQSRKDSQDDSNIIGKLFLDVSYSPIERMIYTVEAARVEKRTDLDKLIIDLETNGTIDPEGAIRSAATILADQLEAFVDLRGFREPKIKEEKPEFEPILLRPVDDLELTVRSANCLKAESIHYIGDLVQKTEVELLKTPNLGKKSLTEIKDVLAARGLSLGMRLDNWPPNILTEDKII
- the rpsD gene encoding 30S ribosomal protein S4; this encodes MARYLGPKLRLSRREGSDLFLKSGVRSIETKCNIDQAPGQHGFRKLRLSEYAKQLREKQKLRRLYGVLEKQFHNYYKKAARLKGNTGQNLLFLLEHRLDNVVYRMGFGTTRSEARQLISHKSICVNDKIVNIPSFQVSLKDKISICQKSKGQLRIKAAIEIMQQREQSNWFDVNYNAMEGVFLRSIDRCDLSSDINEHLIVELYSK
- the rpsK gene encoding 30S ribosomal protein S11; this encodes MSKKIAHRHIKKRIKRQILDGIAHIHASFNNTIVTITDRQGNTLSWATSGGSGFRGSRKSTPFAAQVAAEKCADRVKEYGIKNLEIMVNGPGPGRESTIRALNASGFRITNIKDVTPIPHNGCRAPKKRRV
- the rpsM gene encoding 30S ribosomal protein S13, translating into MARIAGINISDSKHVLIALTGIYGIGRSLSRKICIASNIPYNMVVSKLNDRQLDSLRVIISKFIVEGDLRRDKAVNIKRLMDIGCYRGLRHRRHLPVRGQRTKTNARTCKGPRKLIKSR
- the rpmJ gene encoding 50S ribosomal protein L36, with the protein product MKVRASVKKICRSCKIIRRKNIIRVICGNDPKHKQRQG
- the secY gene encoding preprotein translocase subunit SecY, which codes for MSTLYNLQKRILFVLISIIIFRIGSFIPIPGINIKVLEQFFLSKSASLLSMFNIFSGGSLNRASIFTLGVMPYISASIIMQLLTLIFSHLSHLKNDGAAGKKRLNQYTKYMTLFLSFIQSTSVIVGLPFLPGMENIIVSTNFSFYAVSVISLVAGTIFLMWLGEFITEKGLGNGISLIIFSGIISHLPSSFIQTLSLMKSRNFHFLHILLIFLVMFFVIFMVVFIESSQRRIVVCYARRQHGRRMHSSYNSYLPLKLNMAGVTPVIFSSSLILFPSIIMTYCHHFFNDWIYLEKIFNFFECNYGIYLLINALLIIFFCFFYTNVMFNVSDTAINLKKSGAFLPGIRPGIRTAEYIQAIVFKLTIVGSIYTVLICLVPDLMHFLLEAPFYFGGTSLLIVVVVLMEFITHVQTLMMSTQYRQVLKKSNLYLKN
- the rplO gene encoding 50S ribosomal protein L15; translation: MYLNSLSNSVYLRKKRKRVCRGIGSGLGKTGGRGHKGQKSRTGKKIRIGFEGGQTPLYRRIPKFGFVSKKKILVDEIRLFELNNLLDVNNINLSVLKKKNLVKKNIKYVKIIKIGSINRPLVISGLLVTKGARVCIELAGGIVNP
- the rpmD gene encoding 50S ribosomal protein L30, giving the protein MKKIIIKQIKSQIGRLPSHISTMKGLGLRYIGDIVERDDTPAIQGMIKKVFYMISIEKRN
- the rpsE gene encoding 30S ribosomal protein S5 produces the protein MNFEKKLSTDLLEKLISVNRVSKTVKGGRIFSFTALTVVGNGNGKVGFGYGKAREVPAAIQKAMEKARKSMIVIPLFQQTIQHSVKGSHTGSNIFMKPASDGTGIIAGGAMRSILEVVGIKNILAKIYGSTNPINVVRATLNGLKKIRSPEMISKKRGKSIIKF
- the rplR gene encoding 50S ribosomal protein L18, translated to MKGKINKRSIRIRRYTKIRKKIHSTCNFRLVVHRSSKHIYAQIISYKTAMVLVCASTLEFKRLDIKNLYTGNKESAKFVGTWIAERALKYGIKKVSFDRSGFKYHGRLKELAESARKSGLIF
- the rplF gene encoding 50S ribosomal protein L6 — translated: MSRVAKSTIIIPKNVKFFYNDLKVVIEGPLGKLKRIVHKCVKIKQRKHSLFFSHDHCSQTYGWMQAGTCRSLVYTMIIGVTSGFQKQLNLVGIGYRASLEKNNFLKLYLGFSHPISYQLPKTVQVTIESQVEITLKGIDKQLVGQVAANLRSYRIPEPYKGKGIRYLNESVRIKEAKKK